From a region of the Burkholderia lata genome:
- the speB gene encoding agmatinase: MPRELNQPMGGNEMPRFGGIATMMRLPQAETTDGLDVCFVGVPLDLGTSNRSGSRFGPRQIRTESVLLRPYNMATRAAPFDSLQVADIGDVATNPYDLKDSVRRIEEAYDEIVANGCRPITLGGDHTIAWPILRALHKKYGQVAVVHVDAHADVNDTMFGEKIAHGTPFRRAVEDGLLQCNKVTQIGLRGTGYHADDFDWCRQQGFTVVQAEECWNKSLAPLMAQVRERVGDTPVYLSFDIDGLDPSFAPGTGTPEIGGLTVQQGLEIVRGMKGLNIVGADLVEVAPPYDPTGTTALTGANLAFEMLCVMPGVAYR; the protein is encoded by the coding sequence ATGCCCCGCGAACTGAATCAACCGATGGGCGGCAACGAGATGCCGCGCTTTGGCGGCATCGCCACGATGATGCGGCTGCCGCAAGCCGAAACGACCGACGGCCTCGACGTGTGCTTCGTCGGCGTGCCGCTCGACCTCGGCACGTCGAACCGCTCGGGCTCGCGCTTCGGCCCGCGCCAGATCCGCACCGAATCCGTGCTGCTGCGCCCGTACAACATGGCCACGCGCGCAGCACCGTTCGATTCGCTGCAGGTGGCCGACATCGGCGACGTCGCGACCAACCCGTACGACCTGAAGGACTCGGTGCGCCGCATCGAAGAGGCGTACGACGAGATCGTCGCGAACGGCTGCCGGCCGATCACGCTCGGCGGCGACCACACGATTGCGTGGCCGATCCTGCGCGCGCTGCACAAGAAATACGGCCAGGTCGCCGTCGTGCACGTCGACGCGCATGCGGACGTGAACGACACGATGTTCGGCGAGAAGATCGCGCACGGCACGCCGTTCCGCCGCGCGGTGGAAGACGGCCTGCTGCAATGCAACAAGGTCACGCAGATCGGCCTGCGCGGCACCGGCTACCACGCGGACGATTTCGACTGGTGCCGCCAGCAGGGCTTCACCGTCGTGCAGGCGGAAGAATGCTGGAACAAATCGCTCGCGCCGCTGATGGCGCAGGTGCGCGAACGCGTCGGCGACACGCCGGTCTACCTGAGCTTCGACATCGACGGCCTCGATCCGTCGTTCGCGCCCGGCACCGGCACGCCGGAAATCGGCGGCCTCACCGTGCAGCAAGGTCTCGAGATCGTGCGCGGGATGAAGGGCCTGAACATCGTCGGTGCGGACCTCGTCGAAGTCGCGCCGCCGTACGACCCGACCGGCACCACCGCGCTCACCGGCGCGAACCTCGCGTTCGAGATGCTCTGCGTGATGCCGGGCGTCGCCTACCGCTAA
- a CDS encoding aldehyde dehydrogenase family protein — MSTAELSRSTATFVLPAAHIAGQPVRTHADAPGAPIFDASTGAAIGWQEFATAAHVDAAVRAARDAFAGWRDTPPAERGRILAKIAERVEASRDRLAALQMQVSGKPPFEAEADVGDVAATFAYYAKLCEDPALFAAEPVALPSDAVTAERFYDSVGVAALVMPWNFPMVTTAWKLAPALAAGCAVVLKPSELTSPTEHALLDIVAEAGVPAGVVNVVNGGAEVGAALTAHPLIDKISFTGSTAAGRKVMQAAAVDMKRVTLELGGKSSLIVRDDADLDVAVSLAVAGAFTNAGQMCSATARILVHDSVYRSFMAAFETAVRALVVAPPAAEQVAMGPLISAAQRTRVEAMLQQGIDAGARVAFSGRVADAGGDGFFMAPVVIAEPAADNPLWTDEVFGPVACVKSFRTDDEAIALANDTRYGLVATVVTRDAAIAKQFQQRVRAGLVWINAPQLIYPHVCWGGFGLSGIGRELGVAGLRSYQELRHAMHAID, encoded by the coding sequence ATGTCCACTGCCGAGCTTTCCCGTTCCACCGCCACGTTCGTGCTGCCCGCGGCGCACATTGCCGGCCAGCCCGTACGCACGCATGCCGACGCGCCCGGCGCGCCGATCTTCGACGCGTCGACGGGTGCCGCGATCGGCTGGCAGGAATTCGCGACGGCCGCACACGTCGACGCCGCGGTGCGCGCCGCGCGCGACGCGTTCGCCGGCTGGCGCGATACGCCGCCCGCCGAACGCGGCCGCATTCTCGCGAAAATCGCCGAGCGCGTCGAAGCGTCGCGCGATCGCCTCGCGGCGCTGCAGATGCAGGTGAGCGGCAAGCCGCCGTTCGAGGCCGAAGCCGATGTCGGCGACGTCGCCGCCACGTTCGCGTACTACGCGAAGCTGTGCGAAGACCCTGCGCTGTTCGCGGCCGAACCGGTCGCACTGCCGAGCGACGCCGTCACGGCCGAACGCTTCTACGATTCCGTCGGCGTCGCGGCGCTCGTCATGCCGTGGAACTTCCCGATGGTCACGACCGCGTGGAAGCTCGCACCCGCGCTCGCGGCCGGCTGCGCCGTCGTGCTGAAGCCGTCCGAACTCACGTCGCCCACCGAACACGCGCTGCTCGACATCGTCGCCGAAGCCGGCGTGCCGGCCGGCGTCGTCAACGTCGTGAACGGCGGCGCCGAGGTCGGCGCAGCGCTGACCGCGCATCCGCTGATCGACAAGATCTCGTTTACCGGCAGCACCGCGGCCGGCCGAAAGGTCATGCAGGCCGCCGCCGTCGACATGAAGCGCGTGACGCTCGAACTCGGCGGCAAGTCGTCGCTGATCGTGCGCGACGACGCCGATCTCGACGTCGCGGTGTCGCTCGCGGTCGCGGGCGCCTTCACGAACGCAGGCCAGATGTGCTCGGCCACCGCGCGCATCCTCGTGCACGACAGCGTGTACCGCAGCTTCATGGCCGCGTTCGAAACGGCCGTGCGTGCGCTCGTCGTCGCGCCGCCGGCCGCGGAACAGGTCGCGATGGGGCCGCTGATCTCCGCCGCGCAGCGTACGCGCGTCGAAGCGATGCTCCAGCAAGGCATCGATGCGGGCGCACGCGTCGCCTTCAGCGGCCGCGTGGCGGATGCCGGCGGCGACGGCTTCTTCATGGCGCCTGTCGTGATCGCCGAGCCGGCCGCCGACAACCCGCTGTGGACCGACGAAGTGTTCGGCCCCGTCGCATGCGTGAAATCGTTCCGTACCGACGACGAAGCGATCGCACTCGCGAACGACACGCGCTACGGGCTCGTCGCGACGGTCGTGACGCGCGATGCGGCCATCGCGAAGCAATTCCAGCAGCGCGTGCGCGCGGGGCTCGTGTGGATCAACGCGCCGCAGCTCATCTACCCGCACGTGTGTTGGGGTGGCTTCGGGCTCAGCGGAATCGGCCGCGAACTCGGCGTGGCAGGGCTGCGCAGCTATCAGGAACTACGCCACGCGATGCACGCGATCGACTGA
- a CDS encoding patatin-like phospholipase family protein has product MAKVLSQPTAGGRAVTSDPTLTTAFVFAGGGSLGAIEVGMLRELVASGERPGCVIGASAGAINAAYFAGRPDADGVAMLEALWCRIRRQDVMPFSMRSLIAMLLRNRPHLVEADALRLLLEKNLPYRRIEQAALPLHIVATEVLSGREVVLSAGSVVDAVQASAAIPGVFPSVSIDGVELVDGGVANNTPISVAVALGVKRIVVLPAGFACALRVPPRSAIAHATHALTLVIARQLVRDLELYAARAQIHVVPPLCPLEVSSYDYSQCAQLIDKAAERTRAWIDEGGLAACAIPGPLREHDHAAALSH; this is encoded by the coding sequence ATGGCGAAAGTGCTGTCGCAGCCAACCGCAGGAGGGCGCGCCGTGACGTCCGATCCCACTCTCACGACCGCCTTCGTGTTCGCCGGCGGCGGCAGTCTTGGCGCGATCGAGGTCGGCATGCTCCGCGAACTGGTCGCGAGCGGCGAACGGCCCGGTTGCGTCATCGGCGCGTCGGCGGGCGCGATCAATGCCGCCTATTTCGCCGGCCGCCCGGACGCGGACGGCGTCGCGATGCTTGAAGCGCTGTGGTGCAGGATCCGCCGCCAGGACGTGATGCCGTTCTCGATGCGCAGCCTCATCGCGATGCTGCTGCGCAACCGGCCGCATCTGGTCGAGGCCGATGCGCTGCGCCTGCTGCTGGAAAAGAACCTGCCGTACCGGCGGATCGAGCAGGCCGCGTTGCCGCTCCATATCGTCGCGACCGAGGTGCTGAGCGGCCGCGAAGTCGTGCTGTCCGCCGGCTCGGTGGTGGACGCCGTGCAGGCCAGCGCGGCGATTCCCGGCGTGTTTCCGTCGGTCAGCATCGACGGTGTGGAACTCGTCGACGGCGGCGTCGCGAACAATACGCCGATCTCGGTGGCGGTCGCGCTCGGCGTCAAGCGGATCGTCGTGCTGCCGGCCGGGTTCGCCTGCGCGTTGCGCGTCCCGCCGCGCAGCGCGATCGCGCATGCGACGCATGCGCTGACGCTCGTGATCGCGCGGCAACTGGTGCGCGATCTGGAACTGTATGCGGCGCGCGCGCAAATCCATGTCGTGCCGCCGCTCTGTCCGCTGGAAGTGTCGTCATACGATTACTCACAGTGCGCGCAGCTGATCGACAAGGCCGCGGAACGCACGCGCGCGTGGATCGATGAGGGCGGGCTCGCGGCGTGCGCGATTCCTGGCCCGCTGCGCGAGCACGATCATGCGGCGGCGCTGTCGCATTGA
- the motA gene encoding flagellar motor stator protein MotA, with translation MFVAIGWIVVIGSVIGSFVGVGGHLPALLQPFELLCIFGAALGAFVVSNPVTTLKKTIKTLPTCFKGGGYTKQQYVELIALLYELLQKARRDGMMALEADVDAPEQSPLFQKYSHVLEDHHLLDFIVDYLRMMSGGNVNVLEMQDLMDEELHTHHAEASVAANAIQKMADGLPAFGIVAAVMGVVHTMGSVGAPPAVLGKMIAGALVGTFLGILLAYGFVGPLADLLNAKGRAAAKPFQCVKAVLLASMSGYAPPVAVEFGRKVLFTADRPSFKELDEAVRATKSPKAA, from the coding sequence ATGTTTGTAGCCATCGGGTGGATCGTCGTCATCGGGTCGGTGATCGGCAGTTTTGTCGGCGTGGGCGGCCATTTGCCGGCGTTGCTGCAGCCCTTCGAGTTGCTGTGCATTTTCGGCGCCGCACTGGGTGCGTTCGTCGTCAGCAATCCGGTCACGACGCTGAAGAAGACGATCAAGACCCTGCCGACCTGCTTCAAGGGCGGCGGCTACACGAAGCAGCAATACGTCGAACTGATCGCGCTGCTGTACGAGCTGCTGCAGAAGGCGCGCCGCGACGGCATGATGGCGCTCGAGGCCGACGTCGATGCGCCCGAGCAAAGCCCGCTGTTCCAGAAGTATTCGCATGTGCTCGAAGACCATCACCTGCTCGACTTCATCGTCGATTACTTGCGGATGATGTCGGGCGGCAACGTGAACGTGCTGGAGATGCAGGACCTGATGGACGAGGAACTGCATACGCACCATGCGGAGGCGTCGGTCGCGGCCAATGCGATCCAGAAGATGGCGGACGGCCTGCCGGCGTTCGGTATCGTCGCCGCGGTGATGGGGGTCGTGCATACGATGGGCTCGGTCGGCGCGCCGCCCGCCGTGCTCGGCAAGATGATCGCCGGCGCGCTCGTCGGCACCTTCCTCGGCATCCTGCTCGCGTATGGCTTCGTCGGTCCGCTCGCGGATCTGCTCAACGCGAAGGGCCGCGCGGCGGCCAAGCCGTTCCAGTGCGTGAAGGCCGTACTGCTTGCGTCGATGAGCGGCTACGCGCCGCCGGTGGCGGTGGAATTCGGCCGCAAGGTGCTGTTCACGGCCGATCGCCCGAGCTTCAAGGAGCTCGACGAGGCCGTCCGCGCGACGAAGTCGCCCAAGGCCGCGTAA
- the motB gene encoding flagellar motor protein MotB produces the protein MADSRSTPSKQSVAASLVVVRRKKGEDHDAHHGGAWKIAYADFVTAMMAFFLLMWLLGSVSKYDKQGIEDYFNTPLSTLLSGGQDAQAPRPSVVQGGGRDMSDPTPAIDTKAQPVPASSPAALAGIVDTQKLERLKAKLTAAIAQSPSLRAYQDQIRIAITNEGLRIEIVDSLKRPMFASGSSQPESYATAILSQIGTALDDVENRVSIAGHTDSTPYPDGSTGYSNWELSSDRANAARRALVAGGLREDKLLQVRGLADVLPLDKNVADEPTNRRISILVMNNAAEQAFFHDGGRTTVDETAGARAAVLPAAVTRQH, from the coding sequence ATGGCCGACAGTCGCTCCACCCCGTCGAAACAGTCCGTCGCGGCATCGCTCGTCGTCGTGCGCCGCAAGAAAGGCGAGGACCACGACGCCCATCACGGCGGCGCATGGAAAATCGCGTACGCCGATTTCGTCACGGCGATGATGGCGTTCTTCCTGCTGATGTGGTTGCTCGGCTCGGTCTCCAAGTACGACAAGCAGGGGATCGAGGACTACTTCAACACGCCGCTGTCGACGCTCCTGTCCGGCGGGCAGGACGCGCAGGCGCCGCGCCCGAGCGTCGTGCAAGGCGGCGGCCGCGACATGTCCGACCCGACGCCGGCGATCGACACGAAAGCGCAACCGGTGCCGGCCAGCTCGCCCGCCGCACTCGCCGGCATCGTCGATACGCAAAAGCTCGAACGGCTGAAGGCGAAACTGACCGCGGCGATTGCCCAAAGCCCGTCATTGCGCGCGTATCAGGACCAGATCCGGATCGCGATCACCAACGAGGGCTTGCGCATCGAGATCGTCGATTCGCTCAAGCGCCCGATGTTCGCGTCGGGCAGTTCGCAACCTGAAAGCTATGCCACCGCGATCCTCAGCCAGATCGGTACGGCGCTCGACGATGTCGAAAACCGCGTATCGATTGCGGGGCATACCGATTCGACGCCGTATCCCGACGGTTCCACCGGCTATTCGAACTGGGAGCTCTCCAGCGATCGCGCGAACGCGGCGCGGCGTGCGCTGGTGGCGGGCGGGTTGCGGGAAGACAAGCTGCTTCAGGTGCGCGGGCTCGCGGATGTCCTGCCGCTCGACAAGAACGTGGCGGACGAGCCGACCAATCGCCGCATCAGCATCCTCGTAATGAACAATGCGGCCGAGCAGGCGTTCTTTCACGACGGCGGCCGGACGACCGTGGACGAAACGGCGGGCGCCCGGGCCGCCGTGCTGCCCGCCGCGGTTACGCGGCAGCATTAA
- a CDS encoding DUF2325 domain-containing protein yields the protein MHAPPFRLARTADLSSPGGNLPAATGVRVDACCAPSRAQLTELKRRTRLSELDANLHCSIIGTCLTTHELRRLVPKFTDLDRQHATDLEIHHAAVELAIDGTAGAKALHKALDERYAGAIRAFDSAKDANELLARWKEALKSGDIPPAYWALMTHPRTTMGVRQAAFGDLHMLSHLVGSANRADIRRLVALEEENAALHAKIERQQARLQEMSAQRDAALQERDALAARQNAQPLAAENVLREEVHELREALAARDERLALHTSRREAAEQRIAAEQASARAMRARLDDLMAMVKTLRAEASAIEQAVQASADDPAERAADPLSILQGTRLVYVGGRPGSNRAIKRIVETAGGEMTLHDGGIEDRKGLLAAALPGANMVVFPVDCIDHDSMNLLKRICERHHIAYYPLRTASVASFVELIGRLDAQARDVIVPDAATGDASRFCLRHG from the coding sequence ATGCACGCTCCGCCCTTTCGCCTTGCCCGCACGGCGGATCTCTCGTCACCCGGCGGTAATTTGCCCGCGGCAACCGGCGTGCGGGTCGACGCATGCTGCGCGCCGTCGCGCGCGCAACTGACCGAGCTGAAGCGCCGCACGCGCCTGTCCGAGCTCGATGCGAACCTGCACTGCTCGATCATCGGCACCTGCCTGACCACGCACGAACTGCGCAGGCTCGTGCCGAAGTTCACCGACCTCGACCGCCAGCACGCGACCGACCTCGAGATCCATCACGCGGCCGTCGAGCTCGCGATCGACGGCACGGCCGGCGCCAAGGCGTTGCACAAGGCGCTCGACGAGCGCTACGCCGGCGCGATCCGCGCGTTCGACAGCGCGAAGGATGCGAACGAACTCCTCGCACGCTGGAAGGAAGCGCTGAAGAGCGGCGACATTCCGCCCGCGTACTGGGCGCTGATGACGCATCCGCGCACGACGATGGGCGTACGCCAGGCCGCGTTCGGCGACCTGCACATGCTGTCGCACCTGGTCGGCTCGGCCAATCGCGCCGATATCCGGCGGCTGGTCGCGCTGGAGGAAGAGAATGCGGCGCTGCACGCGAAGATCGAACGGCAGCAGGCGCGCCTGCAGGAAATGAGCGCGCAGCGCGACGCGGCGCTGCAGGAACGGGATGCCCTCGCCGCGCGCCAGAACGCGCAGCCGCTGGCGGCTGAAAACGTCTTGCGTGAGGAAGTGCACGAACTACGCGAAGCGCTGGCCGCACGCGACGAACGGCTCGCGTTGCACACGAGCCGCCGCGAGGCAGCCGAGCAGCGGATAGCCGCGGAACAGGCAAGCGCCCGCGCGATGCGCGCGCGGCTCGACGACCTGATGGCGATGGTGAAAACGCTGCGCGCCGAAGCGAGCGCGATCGAACAGGCGGTGCAGGCATCGGCCGACGATCCGGCCGAACGCGCAGCCGATCCGCTGTCGATCCTTCAGGGTACGCGTCTGGTGTATGTCGGCGGGCGCCCCGGCTCGAACCGCGCGATCAAGCGGATCGTCGAAACGGCGGGCGGCGAGATGACGCTGCACGACGGCGGCATCGAGGATCGCAAGGGCCTGCTGGCGGCGGCGCTACCGGGCGCGAACATGGTCGTGTTCCCGGTCGACTGTATCGACCACGATTCGATGAACCTGCTCAAGCGCATCTGCGAACGCCATCACATCGCCTACTACCCGCTGCGGACGGCGAGCGTCGCCAGCTTCGTCGAACTGATCGGGCGGCTCGATGCGCAGGCACGCGATGTCATCGTGCCGGATGCCGCCACGGGCGACGCATCGCGCTTCTGCCTGCGGCACGGCTAG
- a CDS encoding winged helix-turn-helix domain-containing protein, with amino-acid sequence MRIQQADTIALGPGKVALLEAVREHGSISAAARSLKMSYRRAWLLMDELNRSLKSPATVSEHGGQSGGGSVLTPVGEEIIRLYRGIEERAYAACADDIAALTKMVRR; translated from the coding sequence ATGCGGATCCAGCAAGCCGACACGATCGCGCTCGGGCCGGGCAAGGTCGCGCTGCTCGAAGCCGTGCGCGAGCACGGTTCGATTTCGGCGGCGGCGCGCAGCCTGAAGATGTCGTACCGGCGTGCGTGGTTGCTGATGGACGAGCTGAACCGCTCGCTGAAGTCGCCGGCGACGGTGTCCGAACACGGCGGGCAGAGCGGCGGTGGCAGCGTGCTCACGCCGGTCGGCGAGGAGATCATCCGGCTCTATCGCGGGATCGAGGAGCGGGCTTACGCGGCCTGCGCCGACGACATCGCCGCGCTCACGAAAATGGTGCGGCGTTAA
- a CDS encoding molybdopterin-dependent oxidoreductase has protein sequence MEMAGTAAPSAHQAAAGSIALTGAFERPMTVTLDDLRRYASAMAEPFDLRCFTTNRFIRSVAPYRGARLKDLLDAAGLRNDAPGDFKRMVFIAHAHDGYAVTFSWHELFNTPVGEHVIVAFECGDAPLSIDDGAPLLFSGADLLPAPRHVKRLAGIVARVLEL, from the coding sequence ATGGAGATGGCAGGGACGGCGGCGCCTTCGGCGCATCAGGCGGCGGCAGGCTCGATCGCGCTGACGGGCGCATTCGAGCGGCCGATGACGGTGACGCTCGACGACCTGCGCCGGTACGCGAGCGCAATGGCCGAGCCGTTCGACCTGCGCTGCTTCACGACGAACCGCTTCATTCGCTCGGTCGCGCCATATCGCGGCGCGCGGTTGAAAGACCTGCTCGACGCGGCCGGCTTGCGCAACGATGCGCCGGGCGACTTCAAGCGCATGGTGTTCATCGCGCATGCGCACGACGGCTATGCGGTCACGTTTTCCTGGCATGAGCTGTTCAACACGCCCGTCGGCGAACACGTGATCGTCGCGTTCGAATGCGGCGATGCGCCGCTGTCGATCGACGACGGCGCGCCGCTGCTGTTCTCGGGCGCCGACCTCCTGCCCGCGCCGCGCCACGTGAAGCGGCTGGCCGGCATCGTCGCGCGCGTGCTCGAACTCTGA